A genome region from Christensenella minuta includes the following:
- a CDS encoding amino acid adenylation domain-containing protein — protein MLKQEQKFSETRQEFLHFKRGYFMIKNVGEYLEETAKRSPQKIAILEQNSRITFSALEKFAKAVATTIIKTGLSGQSVITFLPKSINCVAAFAGIVYSGNFYTPIDVSMPEARINKIINVLNPACVITNGKFSAIIKRTDFHGKIIMIEDIDKTEIDEIAIRAIRQNTIDTDPVYILFTSGSTGEPKGVIINHRNIIDYIDWAVDACHIDEHTIMGNQSPFHFDISTQDIYSCFKTSATLAIIPESYFMFPVKALEFIREHNINYLYWVPSAFINVSMKDALDKVDISCVKRIIFGGEVMPVKHLKKWQESIPGLLAMNVYGPTEATVNITYYPIDREFGENELLPLGYPCGNTGLLILDDRNKRITEPLKKGELCVRGSCLSPGYWNNKEKTRKAFVQNPLNKFYQETIYRTGDLVHYNERYELVFDGRKDFQIKHMGYRIELGEIETAAMSFPDIPICCCLYDDKEKQIVLFVTGQIDSRKLIKDMKQVIPRYMLPNRIVSIETMPLNQSGKIDRVKLKEML, from the coding sequence ATGTTAAAGCAGGAACAAAAGTTTTCGGAAACCCGGCAAGAATTTCTGCATTTTAAGCGAGGTTATTTCATGATAAAAAATGTTGGTGAATATTTAGAGGAAACTGCAAAAAGAAGCCCCCAAAAAATTGCAATCCTGGAACAAAATTCAAGGATTACATTCAGCGCGCTGGAAAAATTTGCTAAAGCGGTTGCCACAACTATTATAAAAACAGGACTATCAGGCCAGTCAGTTATTACTTTCTTACCAAAATCAATTAACTGTGTCGCTGCATTTGCCGGCATTGTTTATAGCGGCAATTTTTATACGCCGATTGACGTATCGATGCCTGAAGCGCGTATTAACAAGATAATTAACGTTCTAAACCCAGCCTGTGTTATCACAAACGGCAAATTTAGCGCCATTATTAAAAGAACGGATTTCCATGGCAAAATTATTATGATAGAGGATATCGACAAGACAGAAATCGATGAAATCGCTATACGCGCAATACGGCAAAATACTATTGATACTGATCCGGTATATATTTTGTTTACATCAGGCTCCACAGGGGAACCGAAAGGAGTCATTATTAACCACCGGAACATTATTGATTATATTGATTGGGCCGTTGATGCATGCCATATCGACGAACATACGATTATGGGCAATCAGTCACCGTTCCATTTTGATATCTCTACGCAAGATATCTATTCATGCTTTAAAACTTCGGCCACGCTGGCGATCATTCCGGAGTCTTATTTTATGTTTCCTGTTAAAGCGCTGGAATTTATACGGGAACATAATATCAATTATTTATATTGGGTCCCATCTGCATTTATTAACGTATCGATGAAAGATGCGCTGGATAAAGTGGATATATCGTGTGTAAAGCGAATTATTTTCGGCGGCGAAGTAATGCCGGTTAAGCATCTGAAAAAATGGCAGGAGAGTATCCCTGGCCTGCTGGCGATGAATGTGTATGGACCCACGGAAGCGACAGTAAATATTACCTACTATCCGATTGACCGGGAGTTCGGGGAGAACGAACTGTTGCCGCTGGGATATCCGTGCGGCAACACGGGTTTATTGATACTGGATGATCGGAATAAAAGGATTACAGAGCCGTTAAAGAAAGGCGAGCTTTGTGTGAGGGGAAGCTGCTTGTCGCCTGGCTATTGGAACAATAAGGAAAAAACACGAAAAGCATTTGTTCAGAACCCCCTTAACAAATTTTACCAAGAAACCATCTATAGAACGGGGGACCTCGTACATTATAACGAACGTTACGAGTTAGTGTTTGACGGACGGAAGGATTTTCAAATAAAACATATGGGTTACCGAATCGAGTTGGGAGAAATTGAAACGGCAGCAATGTCGTTTCCTGATATTCCAATTTGTTGCTGCCTTTATGACGATAAGGAGAAACAAATTGTACTTTTTGTGACGGGTCAGATTGACAGTAGGAAATTGATTAAAGATATGAAGCAAGTTATTCCTCGATACATGCTCCCCAACCGCATAGTCTCAATCGAAACAATGCCGCTGAATCAAAGCGGCAAAATTGACCGCGTTAAATTAAAAGAGATGCTTTAA
- a CDS encoding NeuD/PglB/VioB family sugar acetyltransferase codes for MEDLIIVGAGGMGRVVLQIIKDINQSRARWNVLGFIDDNPHSLDGMGFAEQVMGTIEDWQVEDTQNFVIAVGNPNVRNVCIQKLLDKGANFVNIIHPTAIIWDHTQIGKGCVIFPFVRVEPNAVVGDFALLLSTVAHDVVVGDYAVISPNCTLVGGCRIEKNAYIGSNVVLVNNIVVEENAYVGAGSVVIKNVKAGTKVFGNPARISAF; via the coding sequence TTGGAAGATTTAATCATTGTTGGAGCCGGCGGCATGGGAAGGGTGGTGCTGCAGATAATAAAAGATATCAACCAGTCAAGGGCAAGGTGGAATGTACTTGGCTTCATTGACGACAATCCACATTCTTTGGATGGAATGGGATTCGCGGAACAAGTGATGGGCACAATAGAAGATTGGCAAGTTGAGGATACGCAGAATTTTGTAATAGCAGTCGGAAATCCGAATGTGAGAAATGTGTGTATTCAAAAGCTATTAGATAAAGGGGCTAATTTTGTTAATATTATTCATCCGACGGCTATCATATGGGATCACACCCAAATCGGCAAAGGATGTGTCATATTTCCTTTTGTTAGGGTGGAACCCAATGCGGTTGTAGGTGATTTTGCTCTTCTGCTTTCCACCGTTGCCCATGACGTGGTAGTAGGGGATTATGCCGTTATCTCACCGAATTGCACCTTGGTTGGCGGCTGTAGGATAGAAAAAAATGCTTATATTGGCAGCAACGTTGTATTGGTTAATAATATTGTAGTGGAAGAAAACGCTTACGTCGGGGCGGGGAGCGTCGTTATAAAGAATGTTAAAGCAGGAACAAAAGTTTTCGGAAACCCGGCAAGAATTTCTGCATTTTAA